One region of Roseicitreum antarcticum genomic DNA includes:
- a CDS encoding GMC family oxidoreductase, with product MADHILPKTDVVIVGGGWTGLTTAYELAHAGQRCVVLERGGDRHDAPSFAAPEEHDELKYALHHKHAMDLSKETLTFRQNRQQRALPMRRLGSFLPGSGLGGAGVHWNGQLWRPLPSDLEMHSHYTDRYGADFIPSDLSVQDWGVTYDELEPHLDFFERICGTAGYSGNLQGATQPGGNVHEGPRAAAYPNPPMRQPVGNTLFGEAAQRMGLNPFPMPSANVTKAYVNPYGAQLHPCTYCGFCERFGCGYFAKADPIICVYDQIKEHENFEIRFDAQVLRVMKSADGKTATGVVYQDKRGVEYFQPADVVCLNAFSLWNVHLMLVSGLGQPYDPETRTGVVGRNYSYQTIASVSAFFDDTVVTNPFMGAGALGVVVDDYNGDNFDHSELGFVGGGYIASTQYHGRPISYQPVPEGTPAWGAEWKRAVRDNYLHHAGIVAHGSSMSTPGNYLDLDPTWTDAYGRPLLRMTFDFPDNDRRMSDYIMSRAADIAGEMAHVTSVSTSNQAAEGKGYSVVPYQTTHNVGGAVIGTDPRTSAVNRFGQMWDHHNVFVFGACLFPQNLGYNPTGPLMGLAYWTLAHMKADYLPNPRPLMDA from the coding sequence ATGGCAGATCACATCCTTCCCAAAACCGATGTCGTGATCGTGGGTGGCGGCTGGACAGGCCTGACGACCGCCTATGAACTGGCGCATGCCGGTCAACGCTGTGTCGTTCTGGAACGCGGCGGCGATCGCCACGATGCGCCGTCCTTCGCGGCCCCAGAAGAACATGATGAACTGAAATACGCGCTGCACCACAAGCATGCGATGGATCTCAGCAAGGAAACCCTGACCTTCCGGCAAAACCGGCAGCAGCGAGCCCTGCCCATGCGCCGCCTCGGGTCGTTCCTGCCCGGTTCGGGACTTGGGGGCGCGGGCGTGCACTGGAATGGCCAGTTGTGGCGGCCACTGCCGTCGGATCTGGAAATGCACAGCCATTACACGGACCGTTATGGCGCGGACTTCATCCCGTCCGATCTGTCGGTACAGGACTGGGGTGTCACCTACGACGAACTGGAACCCCATCTGGATTTCTTCGAGCGAATTTGCGGCACGGCAGGATATTCGGGCAATCTGCAGGGCGCCACCCAGCCCGGCGGCAATGTCCATGAGGGGCCGCGCGCCGCTGCATATCCGAACCCGCCGATGCGCCAGCCGGTAGGCAACACTCTCTTTGGCGAAGCGGCGCAACGCATGGGCCTCAACCCTTTTCCCATGCCTTCGGCAAATGTCACGAAGGCCTATGTGAACCCCTATGGTGCCCAGTTGCACCCCTGCACCTATTGCGGGTTCTGCGAACGCTTTGGCTGTGGCTATTTCGCCAAGGCCGATCCGATCATCTGTGTCTATGACCAGATCAAGGAGCATGAGAATTTCGAGATCCGCTTTGACGCCCAGGTGCTGCGGGTCATGAAATCGGCGGATGGCAAGACTGCGACCGGCGTGGTCTATCAAGACAAGCGCGGGGTCGAATATTTCCAACCCGCCGATGTGGTCTGTCTCAATGCCTTTTCGCTGTGGAATGTGCATCTGATGCTGGTGTCCGGGCTGGGCCAGCCCTATGACCCCGAAACCCGCACAGGCGTCGTGGGGCGCAATTATTCCTATCAGACCATTGCATCGGTCAGTGCGTTTTTCGACGATACTGTCGTGACCAACCCCTTCATGGGCGCGGGCGCATTGGGGGTCGTGGTGGATGACTACAACGGCGACAATTTCGACCATTCCGAACTGGGCTTCGTCGGCGGCGGCTATATCGCCAGCACCCAGTACCACGGTCGCCCGATCTCGTACCAGCCGGTGCCCGAGGGGACGCCTGCATGGGGCGCGGAATGGAAACGCGCGGTACGCGACAACTACCTGCATCATGCCGGGATCGTCGCGCACGGGTCATCCATGTCCACACCGGGCAATTATCTGGACCTTGACCCGACATGGACCGATGCCTACGGGCGCCCCCTGCTGCGGATGACCTTCGACTTTCCCGACAATGACCGGCGGATGAGCGATTACATCATGAGCCGGGCCGCCGATATCGCAGGCGAGATGGCACATGTGACCTCGGTTTCAACCAGCAATCAAGCGGCCGAGGGAAAGGGCTATTCAGTAGTGCCCTACCAGACCACGCACAATGTCGGCGGCGCCGTCATCGGCACCGACCCGCGCACCAGCGCTGTCAACCGCTTTGGCCAGATGTGGGACCATCACAACGTTTTTGTGTTCGGGGCCTGCCTGTTTCCGCAAAACCTCGGCTACAACCCCACCGGCCCGTTGATGGGCCTCGCATATTGGACGCTGGCGCACATGAAAGCTGATTATCTTCCCAACCCCCGCCCGCTGATGGACGCCTGA
- a CDS encoding gluconate 2-dehydrogenase subunit 3 family protein has translation MQDTYSGRTSGYSRRAVLRQIGASGVSAALFQLGGVKHAFAQLDDRPWSYLRDVEARWLAAACDTLIPEDDYPSATQAGVVDFIDFQLATDYGRGARLYMQGPHDLGTPDQGYQLAFPPQMLFRRAIETLSTNAPSLSDLDVEGRLTAMQDLSERDDMLTDDIPTATFFNELLNLTNQGYFADPMYLGNHDYAGWRMVGFPGAHAYYMHSVDDHNRPYPAPPMGVAHQPGAGSSPPRAISAKR, from the coding sequence ATGCAAGACACCTATTCGGGCCGGACCAGTGGCTATTCGCGCCGGGCCGTGCTGCGGCAGATCGGGGCCAGCGGCGTCAGCGCGGCGCTGTTTCAACTGGGCGGGGTCAAGCACGCCTTTGCGCAACTTGATGACCGTCCGTGGTCATACCTGCGCGACGTAGAAGCGCGCTGGCTGGCGGCAGCCTGCGACACCCTTATCCCCGAAGACGATTATCCCAGCGCGACGCAAGCGGGGGTCGTGGACTTCATCGACTTCCAGCTGGCCACCGACTACGGGCGGGGCGCACGGCTCTACATGCAGGGTCCGCACGATTTGGGCACGCCTGATCAGGGGTACCAGCTTGCCTTTCCGCCGCAAATGCTGTTCCGCCGCGCGATCGAGACGCTGTCAACGAACGCGCCATCCCTGAGCGATCTGGATGTCGAAGGGCGGCTGACAGCCATGCAGGACTTGTCGGAACGCGATGACATGCTGACCGATGACATTCCGACTGCCACCTTCTTCAATGAACTGCTGAACCTGACCAACCAAGGATACTTTGCCGACCCGATGTACCTTGGCAACCACGACTATGCCGGCTGGCGCATGGTCGGCTTTCCCGGCGCGCATGCGTATTACATGCACAGCGTCGATGACCATAACCGCCCCTACCCCGCGCCGCCGATGGGCGTGGCGCACCAACCCGGCGCGGGTTCCAGCCCGCCGCGCGCCATTTCAGCGAAGCGGTAG
- a CDS encoding c-type cytochrome, producing MGRYRTYIISGGLTLLAFMAMGWAALPPPRGSDDNLSAGIKAAARDLATWYDGRPLDGSPDWENAARAIHAGDAGEGRRLMLSYGCGACHQIPGIAEARGRVGPALDRLGGQAYIAGVLPNRPGGLVRWIVAPTVHSPQTAMPDLGVSEAEARHMAAYLYSVGGS from the coding sequence ATGGGACGCTACCGCACCTATATCATTAGCGGTGGCCTGACCCTGCTTGCCTTCATGGCGATGGGCTGGGCCGCGCTGCCCCCCCCGAGGGGGTCTGACGACAATCTGTCCGCCGGGATCAAGGCCGCGGCGCGTGATCTGGCCACCTGGTATGACGGCCGCCCGCTGGACGGCAGTCCCGATTGGGAGAATGCCGCGCGCGCCATCCACGCCGGGGATGCGGGCGAGGGGCGGAGGCTGATGCTGTCCTATGGCTGCGGCGCGTGCCACCAGATCCCCGGTATCGCCGAGGCCAGGGGCCGGGTGGGCCCCGCCCTCGACCGTCTTGGGGGGCAGGCCTATATCGCGGGCGTTCTGCCCAACCGCCCTGGCGGTCTGGTGCGCTGGATCGTGGCACCCACGGTCCATTCCCCGCAGACCGCCATGCCCGATCTGGGTGTCAGTGAAGCCGAGGCGCGGCACATGGCAGCCTACCTCTACAGCGTTGGGGGCAGTTAG
- a CDS encoding MgtC/SapB family protein, whose product MDVLFDEFINSTGLGWETIIVRLLGAVIFSGLIGFERETRHRPAGLRTHMLVGLASAAYCLIMLEVMATMESSSQSLAMDPLRLLEAVTGGVAFLAAGMIIFSGGKVQGLTTGASLWLAAALGLGAGFGFWPLAVLSTGLALIVIRLIGLAEHAVKKHGDAEDDGAA is encoded by the coding sequence ATGGATGTTCTTTTCGACGAATTCATCAACAGCACCGGCCTGGGGTGGGAAACGATCATCGTGCGTCTGCTGGGTGCGGTGATCTTCAGCGGCCTGATCGGGTTTGAGCGCGAAACCCGGCACAGACCGGCGGGCTTGCGCACGCACATGCTGGTCGGGCTGGCGTCAGCGGCCTATTGCCTCATCATGCTGGAGGTGATGGCCACCATGGAAAGCTCTTCGCAATCGCTGGCGATGGACCCGTTGCGCCTGCTGGAAGCCGTGACCGGCGGCGTCGCCTTCCTGGCTGCGGGGATGATCATCTTCTCGGGCGGCAAGGTTCAGGGGCTGACGACGGGTGCCAGCCTTTGGCTGGCCGCAGCGCTGGGGCTGGGCGCAGGCTTTGGCTTCTGGCCGCTCGCGGTCCTGAGCACGGGGCTGGCACTGATCGTCATCCGGCTGATCGGGCTGGCCGAACACGCGGTCAAAAAACACGGTGACGCCGAGGACGATGGCGCGGCCTGA
- a CDS encoding c-type cytochrome, whose product MPRLAQMDTVAALGLGLGIAVASTALMAQDRATSPGIDRLQDRLSDQRVLFGVQVNREVTENMLEEGRLIAMGGSDAGGAGMACISCHGAEGQGDGSGAFPRLAGQSGWYLYKQLIDYASGARPNAVMSGIAQRLDEQEMEAVSAYYATIEAPYHTPLGEVSGDILQWGGQLAAVGSAERGIPACTNCHGPSGAGLPPAVPYLAGQYSSYMAYQLQLWSDGTRDNDAMNVMSSIAQKMTEEDMQAVSDYFARVRPMARDVAADTDAATPAGED is encoded by the coding sequence ATGCCCCGCCTTGCACAAATGGACACGGTTGCCGCCCTAGGTCTCGGCCTCGGCATCGCCGTTGCCAGCACCGCACTGATGGCACAGGATCGCGCGACCAGTCCCGGAATCGACAGGCTGCAAGACCGCCTGTCTGATCAGCGCGTCCTCTTCGGCGTGCAGGTAAACCGGGAGGTGACCGAAAACATGCTGGAGGAGGGCCGGCTGATCGCAATGGGCGGTTCCGATGCGGGCGGCGCGGGCATGGCCTGCATCTCGTGCCACGGTGCCGAAGGTCAGGGCGACGGCTCGGGCGCGTTCCCCAGACTGGCCGGACAGTCAGGCTGGTATCTTTACAAGCAACTGATCGACTATGCCTCAGGGGCGCGCCCCAATGCAGTGATGAGCGGCATCGCGCAGCGGCTGGACGAACAGGAAATGGAGGCCGTCAGCGCCTATTACGCCACGATCGAGGCCCCGTACCATACCCCCCTTGGGGAGGTGAGCGGGGACATCTTGCAATGGGGCGGGCAACTGGCTGCCGTGGGATCGGCTGAACGGGGCATTCCCGCCTGTACGAACTGCCACGGCCCATCTGGTGCGGGCCTGCCCCCCGCCGTTCCGTATCTGGCGGGACAGTATAGCAGCTACATGGCGTATCAACTTCAACTCTGGTCCGACGGGACACGCGATAATGACGCGATGAACGTCATGTCCTCCATCGCGCAGAAGATGACCGAAGAAGACATGCAGGCGGTGTCGGACTACTTCGCCCGCGTCCGACCGATGGCGCGCGACGTCGCTGCAGACACCGACGCGGCCACACCGGCAGGCGAGGACTGA
- the coxB gene encoding cytochrome c oxidase subunit II: MDSALDIFGSQSWLRPAGIGAASAYDLTLAMTAGFGVVFVLMMALIALAWRARAAPRTWWIWTGGIIVPMTAILLVLTGSTLALVAMTRADENALVVDVTAHQYWWDIVYDPDGMAVRDANELVLPEGRPVTLRLHAADVIHSFWVPSISGKMDMIPGRVNTLTVTATEAGRFRGQCAEFCGLSHPRMAFEVLVLEPAAFDDWLTDSAGPARDPARTDLVAGRDVFAQQGCAACHEIRGVAEGGRLGPDLTRVGARGSLGAGMWRMNQGTLAGWIASVRDMKPGAQMPNFNHLSGPDLRAVSAYLASLK, from the coding sequence ATGGACAGCGCACTGGACATCTTTGGCAGCCAGTCATGGTTGCGCCCCGCAGGCATCGGCGCGGCTTCTGCATACGATCTCACACTGGCGATGACGGCAGGCTTTGGGGTGGTTTTCGTGCTGATGATGGCACTGATCGCGTTGGCTTGGCGCGCGCGCGCCGCACCGCGAACGTGGTGGATCTGGACCGGCGGCATCATCGTGCCGATGACCGCGATCTTGCTGGTGCTGACCGGATCAACCCTTGCACTGGTCGCGATGACCCGGGCTGACGAGAACGCGCTGGTGGTCGACGTGACGGCTCACCAATACTGGTGGGATATCGTCTACGACCCGGACGGCATGGCAGTCCGCGACGCGAATGAACTGGTGCTGCCTGAGGGCCGCCCCGTGACGCTGCGCTTGCATGCGGCGGATGTGATCCATTCATTCTGGGTGCCCTCGATCTCGGGCAAGATGGACATGATCCCGGGGCGCGTGAATACACTGACCGTGACAGCTACCGAGGCGGGGCGGTTCCGCGGCCAATGTGCCGAATTCTGCGGCCTCAGCCATCCCCGCATGGCCTTCGAGGTCTTGGTACTGGAACCTGCCGCTTTTGATGACTGGCTCACCGACAGCGCAGGCCCGGCGCGCGACCCCGCGCGGACCGATCTGGTCGCAGGACGCGACGTGTTCGCGCAGCAAGGATGCGCGGCCTGTCATGAGATCCGGGGCGTCGCCGAGGGCGGCCGCCTTGGCCCCGACCTTACGCGGGTGGGTGCGCGGGGCAGTCTGGGCGCGGGCATGTGGCGGATGAACCAAGGCACTCTGGCCGGGTGGATCGCTTCGGTGCGCGACATGAAACCCGGGGCACAAATGCCCAATTTCAACCATCTGTCCGGCCCCGACCTGCGCGCGGTATCAGCGTATCTGGCAAGCCTGAAATGA
- the ctaD gene encoding cytochrome c oxidase subunit I yields MTRSPDHIPPAHDRAPKGNRDLSFGALWQQPSGMAVLASVSHRVVGKRFLITGFIFFLIAGVLALLVRTQLIVPENTFLDSQTYNQFFTMHGTIMMFLFAIPMLEGFAIYLIPLMTGARDLVYPRLGAFGYYCYLFGGAIVMSSFLFDAAPDGGWFMYVPLSTREFTAGMSADFWLIGITLAEIASVTAAVEIIAAILCSRAPGMRLTRMPILLWYLLVTAFMIAVGFPPLIIGTLILEGERLLGLPFFDTALGGDPVLWQHLFWLFGHPEVYIIFLPAAGMVATMLPVFVGKPLFGYGFVVASVVTMGFLSFGLWAHHMFATGLPNMSLTLFSAASTMVAIPTGVQIFCFIATLAQARPRLTVPMYFILGFLFIFVLGGLTGVMLASVPFNLQAHDSYFVVAHLHYVLIGGFVFPMFGALYYWVPHFTGRMMSERLGKWAFWLMFSGFNLAFFMMHLTGMRGMPRRIATYPEGIGWDRLNMLSSIGSYILAAGIAVFIFDFFRHRWRGPAAGRNPWGAATLEWLYPPQAPGYNFRAIPTVHSREPLWDQPELTRGDPEALPGALRETAPDHRRETLGCDPVSGAPIQILRLPHPSWSPLILAVGLALVFVLVLAGQYVWVTAGAVIALIGLTMWVWEPSDSGVHRDTGLPGLRLPVNIVDRRSHLYFATTGTLLISFALYASILFAGLYLWNTQPQISATTAAPDMAAAIGALVGGGLLALLAWGANRLACAQRRVGAALMDLLCVLAAATTAVALGLALMPVDPFASAFGAMGWTLGAFVAVYLVVVCYWALFNALRKLAGAVRPGQTLPDMLLSTFANGVAVMVIGAASVFLMLEVVP; encoded by the coding sequence ATGACCCGCTCACCCGATCATATCCCCCCTGCCCATGACCGCGCGCCAAAGGGCAACCGTGACCTGAGCTTTGGCGCGCTATGGCAGCAACCCTCTGGGATGGCCGTGCTGGCATCGGTATCGCACCGCGTCGTCGGCAAGCGTTTCTTGATTACCGGCTTCATCTTCTTCCTGATCGCAGGTGTCCTTGCGTTGCTGGTGCGCACGCAACTGATCGTGCCGGAAAACACCTTCCTCGACAGCCAGACCTACAACCAGTTCTTCACGATGCACGGGACCATCATGATGTTCCTCTTCGCGATCCCGATGCTGGAGGGGTTTGCAATATACCTCATTCCTCTGATGACGGGAGCGCGGGACCTGGTTTATCCGCGCCTTGGTGCTTTTGGCTACTATTGCTACCTGTTTGGCGGCGCAATCGTCATGTCTTCCTTTCTGTTCGACGCGGCGCCGGACGGCGGGTGGTTCATGTATGTGCCGCTGTCGACCAGGGAATTCACCGCGGGGATGTCTGCCGATTTCTGGCTGATCGGGATCACGCTGGCCGAAATCGCCAGCGTTACCGCCGCGGTTGAGATCATCGCTGCCATCCTGTGCAGCCGCGCCCCGGGGATGCGCCTGACACGGATGCCGATCTTGCTGTGGTATCTGCTGGTCACCGCTTTCATGATCGCCGTCGGCTTCCCGCCGCTGATCATCGGCACGCTGATCCTGGAGGGCGAACGGCTACTGGGCCTGCCGTTCTTTGATACGGCGCTGGGGGGCGACCCGGTGTTATGGCAACACCTGTTCTGGCTGTTCGGCCACCCTGAGGTTTATATCATATTCCTGCCCGCCGCCGGAATGGTCGCCACGATGCTGCCGGTCTTCGTGGGCAAGCCCTTGTTCGGCTATGGCTTTGTCGTGGCGTCAGTGGTGACCATGGGCTTCTTGTCCTTCGGACTGTGGGCGCACCACATGTTTGCGACGGGCCTGCCAAACATGTCGCTGACGCTGTTCTCAGCGGCCTCAACCATGGTGGCAATCCCGACTGGCGTACAGATATTTTGCTTCATCGCCACACTGGCGCAGGCCCGCCCGCGCCTGACTGTGCCGATGTATTTCATCCTTGGCTTCCTGTTCATTTTCGTGCTGGGCGGACTGACGGGGGTGATGCTGGCCTCGGTGCCGTTCAACCTTCAGGCGCATGACAGCTACTTCGTGGTGGCGCACCTGCACTATGTGCTGATCGGCGGCTTCGTCTTTCCAATGTTTGGAGCGCTTTACTACTGGGTACCGCATTTCACCGGGCGGATGATGTCTGAACGCCTTGGCAAATGGGCGTTCTGGCTGATGTTTTCGGGCTTCAACCTGGCGTTCTTCATGATGCACCTGACCGGGATGCGGGGCATGCCAAGACGCATCGCCACCTACCCAGAGGGTATCGGCTGGGACAGGCTGAACATGCTGTCCTCGATCGGCTCGTATATTCTGGCAGCAGGCATCGCGGTGTTCATCTTCGACTTCTTCCGCCACCGCTGGCGCGGTCCCGCCGCTGGTCGCAACCCGTGGGGCGCGGCGACATTGGAATGGCTCTATCCGCCCCAGGCACCGGGCTACAACTTCCGCGCAATCCCCACCGTACACTCACGAGAGCCGCTGTGGGACCAACCTGAACTGACCCGAGGCGACCCGGAGGCCCTGCCGGGAGCACTGCGCGAGACCGCCCCCGACCACCGGCGTGAAACGCTGGGCTGCGATCCGGTCAGTGGCGCGCCGATCCAGATCCTGCGCCTGCCCCACCCGTCATGGTCGCCGCTGATCCTGGCGGTGGGTCTGGCGCTGGTCTTCGTGCTTGTGCTGGCCGGACAGTATGTCTGGGTCACCGCCGGGGCGGTCATCGCGCTGATCGGGCTGACAATGTGGGTATGGGAGCCTTCGGACAGCGGCGTTCACCGCGATACCGGCCTGCCCGGGCTGCGCTTGCCGGTGAATATCGTGGACCGTCGCAGCCATCTGTACTTTGCCACCACAGGGACCTTGCTGATTTCGTTCGCACTCTATGCATCGATCCTGTTTGCAGGGCTGTACTTGTGGAACACACAGCCGCAGATATCTGCCACCACAGCCGCACCTGATATGGCGGCCGCGATCGGCGCGCTGGTCGGCGGCGGATTGTTGGCCTTGCTCGCGTGGGGCGCCAACCGGCTGGCGTGCGCGCAGCGGCGGGTGGGTGCCGCGCTGATGGATCTGCTGTGCGTTCTGGCAGCGGCCACCACGGCAGTGGCGCTGGGGTTGGCGCTGATGCCCGTCGATCCCTTCGCCAGCGCTTTCGGCGCCATGGGCTGGACCCTCGGAGCCTTTGTCGCGGTGTATCTGGTGGTTGTCTGTTACTGGGCTCTGTTCAATGCGCTGCGCAAGCTGGCTGGCGCGGTGCGCCCGGGGCAAACGTTGCCAGACATGCTGCTGTCGACCTTCGCGAATGGCGTGGCCGTGATGGTGATCGGTGCGGCGAGCGTGTTTCTGATGTTGGAGGTTGTGCCATGA
- a CDS encoding DUF3008 family protein has translation MPAQSKAQQKAAGAALAAKRDESEVSALQGASREMYDSMTEAELEDLAATPRKQLPDRKDEGDS, from the coding sequence ATGCCAGCGCAATCGAAAGCCCAGCAAAAGGCCGCAGGTGCCGCACTTGCCGCTAAACGCGACGAAAGCGAGGTCAGCGCGCTTCAAGGGGCGTCGCGGGAGATGTATGACAGCATGACCGAGGCCGAACTTGAAGACCTTGCTGCGACGCCGCGCAAGCAACTTCCCGATCGGAAAGACGAGGGCGACAGCTGA